One part of the Xiphophorus hellerii strain 12219 chromosome 17, Xiphophorus_hellerii-4.1, whole genome shotgun sequence genome encodes these proteins:
- the pmch gene encoding pro-MCH has translation MSIFSFLLALMLFSEMNSHLVTVAIPSTTVEDGAAEQEGLDSFLGDDDMTEHAMVPLMYRRSLTYDGTSKIIVIPDMNLEGQRIRGLNRRHPLVEERSLDRTPDEFTLKLNKREKDLDILRCMIGRVYRPCWV, from the exons ATGTCCATCTTTTCCTTCCTGCTCGCTTTAATGCTGTTCTCTGAGATGAACAGCCACTTGGTCACAGTAGCTATTCCTTCAACTACAGTAGAAGATGGCGCTGCAGAACAAGAAGGTTTGGACTCATTTCTGGGTGATGACGACATGACTGAACACGCTATGGTTCCTCTGATGTACAGACGGAGCCTCACATATGACGGGACATCCAAAATCATCGTCATACCG GACATGAACCTGGAGGGGCAACGTATTCGTGGGCTGAACCGGCGTCATCCTCTGGTGGAAGAACGAAGTTTGGACCGTACACCTGATGAGTTCACTTTGAAACTAAATAAACGAGAAAAAGACCTTGACA TACTACGATGTATGATTGGAAGAGTTTACCGACCTTGTTGGGTTTGA